The DNA sequence GCGCGGCGGTGATGGGCCCGCTGGTGTTCGGCACCGTCTCCCACGCCGCCGGCGGCAACCAGCGGGCCGGCATCCTGGCCGTCGGGTCGTTCTTCGTGATCGGCCTGCTCCTGCTCTCGCGCGTCAAGCAGGGCGGCCCGCGCCTCCCGCACGAGAGCGACGAGCCCCATATATAGCGGTGCCTTGACACGCAACCCCGACGGAGCGTAAGGTTGGCGCGTGGTTTCCACCATTGCGCTCGGCGCCGACCACGCCGGATACGGGCTCAAGGAAGCCCTGAAGGCGTGGCTCATAAATCACGGCTACCAGGTGCTCGACCTGGGCACGCACTCCACCGAGTCGGTTGACTATCCGGACTACGCCGCGCTCGTGGCCGAGTCGGTCGTGGACCGCAAGGTCGAGCGCGGGCTGCTGATCTGCGGGACCGGCATCGGCATGTGCATGGCCGCCAACAAGGTGCCGGGCGTGCGCGCCGCCCTGTGCGGGGACCTCTACACCGCGCGCATGAGCCGCGAGCACAACGACGCCAACGTGCTGGTGCTGGGCGGCCGGCTGATGGGCGCCGACATGGCCACCGACATCCTGCAGGCATGGCTCGAAACCGACTTCGCGGCGGGGCGGCACGCGCGCCGGGTGGAGAAGATCGCCGACATCGAGGTGCGCCACGCCGGC is a window from the Candidatus Methylomirabilota bacterium genome containing:
- the rpiB gene encoding ribose 5-phosphate isomerase B; protein product: MVSTIALGADHAGYGLKEALKAWLINHGYQVLDLGTHSTESVDYPDYAALVAESVVDRKVERGLLICGTGIGMCMAANKVPGVRAALCGDLYTARMSREHNDANVLVLGGRLMGADMATDILQAWLETDFAAGRHARRVEKIADIEVRHAGDRAGGRA